The Luteimonas galliterrae genome contains a region encoding:
- a CDS encoding O-succinylhomoserine (thiol)-lyase, producing MTVQDPKSSDYCSATRAVRAGIDRDAAFGAVTPPIVLSSNFSFAGFNDKRQYDYTRSGNPTRDLLGEALAELEGGAGGVVTATGMAAITLVLNALLQPGDRLVVPHDGYGGSWRLFKALAAKGQFELVLADLTDPRALTAALEPAPKVVWIETPSNPLLRITDLRFVIEAAHAKGALAVVDNTFLSPALQTPIDFGADVVVHSTTKYINGHSDVVGGAVVSKTQEHHELFTWWANALGITGSPFDSFLTLRGLRTLDARLRVHQENATAIALQLDEHPAVSKVYFPGLESHPGHALAARQQSGFGAMLGVELDGDEEVVRAFLDGLQCFTLAESLGGVESLIAHPATMTHAAMSPEARADAGISDGLLRLSVGIEALQDLQADLAAALERAQLVIDAGKRKRVDA from the coding sequence ATGACCGTCCAGGATCCGAAGTCTTCCGATTATTGTTCCGCCACGCGCGCGGTGCGCGCCGGCATCGATCGCGACGCCGCTTTCGGCGCGGTCACGCCGCCGATCGTGCTGTCCAGCAATTTCAGCTTCGCCGGCTTCAACGACAAGCGCCAGTACGACTACACGCGCAGCGGCAATCCGACCCGTGATCTGCTCGGCGAAGCGCTCGCCGAACTCGAGGGCGGCGCGGGTGGCGTGGTCACCGCGACCGGCATGGCCGCGATCACGCTGGTGCTGAACGCATTGCTGCAGCCGGGCGACCGACTGGTCGTTCCGCACGACGGCTACGGCGGCAGTTGGCGGCTTTTCAAGGCGCTGGCTGCGAAAGGGCAGTTCGAACTCGTGCTGGCCGACCTGACCGACCCGCGCGCGTTGACCGCTGCGCTGGAGCCGGCGCCGAAAGTGGTATGGATCGAAACGCCGTCCAATCCGCTGCTGCGCATCACCGACCTGCGTTTCGTGATCGAAGCCGCTCACGCCAAGGGCGCGCTGGCCGTGGTCGACAACACCTTCCTGTCGCCCGCGTTGCAGACGCCGATCGATTTCGGTGCCGACGTTGTCGTGCATTCGACTACCAAATACATCAACGGGCATAGCGACGTGGTCGGCGGCGCGGTGGTTTCCAAGACCCAGGAACACCACGAATTGTTCACGTGGTGGGCGAATGCGCTCGGCATCACCGGCTCGCCGTTCGATAGTTTCCTGACGCTGCGCGGCCTGCGCACGCTCGATGCGCGGCTGCGCGTGCATCAGGAGAACGCGACGGCGATCGCGTTACAGCTGGATGAGCATCCTGCCGTGTCCAAAGTCTATTTCCCCGGCTTGGAATCGCACCCCGGCCACGCGCTCGCCGCGCGCCAACAGAGCGGCTTCGGCGCGATGCTCGGCGTGGAACTCGATGGCGACGAGGAGGTGGTGCGCGCCTTCCTCGACGGCCTGCAATGCTTCACCCTGGCCGAGTCGCTGGGCGGCGTGGAAAGCCTGATCGCGCATCCGGCGACGATGACGCATGCGGCGATGTCGCCGGAAGCGCGCGCCGATGCCGGCATTTCCGACGGCTTGCTGCGTCTGTCGGTGGGGATCGAGGCCCTGCAGGATTTGCAGGCCGATCTCGCCGCCGCGCTAGAACGCGCCCAGCTCGTCATCGACGCCGGCAAACGCAAACGGGTGGATGCGTGA
- the metX gene encoding homoserine O-succinyltransferase MetX, protein MSLVESAAQFASHPLVSPYAFEPAQARDAVRGTVELDLPLRHAGQRKLRVGYEAVGPADAPAVLVAGGISASRHVIASEAFPQAGWWQAQAETFDTASLRVIAIDWIGADGTLDAPIDSADQADAIAGVLDALGVRTLAAFIGCSYGAMVGLQFAARHGERLQQLVAISGAHRAHPYASAWRALQRKVVALGQLQCAEDQGLSLARQLAILSYRTPQEFAERFASAAVIDGPRARCASEDYLDACGSRFVERFDATAYTRLSESIDLHAVDASRICVPTTVVAVEEDQLVPIEDAYALVERVKADTRVRILRSKYGHDAFLKEADAIAAILRSALADCCEAAA, encoded by the coding sequence ATGAGCCTCGTCGAAAGCGCCGCGCAATTCGCCTCCCATCCTTTGGTTTCCCCTTACGCGTTCGAGCCGGCGCAGGCCCGCGATGCCGTGCGCGGCACGGTCGAACTCGATCTGCCGCTGCGCCACGCCGGGCAGCGCAAATTGCGCGTCGGCTACGAGGCGGTGGGTCCGGCCGACGCGCCGGCCGTGCTCGTTGCCGGCGGCATTTCCGCCAGCCGCCACGTGATCGCCAGCGAGGCGTTCCCGCAGGCCGGCTGGTGGCAGGCGCAGGCGGAAACTTTCGATACGGCATCGCTGCGCGTGATCGCGATCGACTGGATCGGCGCCGACGGCACGCTGGACGCGCCGATCGACAGCGCCGACCAGGCCGACGCGATCGCCGGCGTGCTCGATGCGCTCGGCGTGCGCACGCTGGCCGCCTTCATCGGCTGCTCGTACGGCGCGATGGTCGGCCTGCAGTTCGCCGCCCGCCATGGCGAACGCCTGCAGCAACTGGTCGCGATCAGCGGCGCGCACCGCGCGCACCCGTATGCCAGCGCTTGGCGCGCGCTGCAGCGCAAGGTCGTCGCGTTGGGCCAGTTGCAGTGTGCCGAAGACCAGGGGCTGTCGCTGGCACGGCAGCTGGCCATCTTGAGCTATCGCACGCCGCAGGAGTTCGCGGAGCGTTTCGCTTCGGCGGCGGTGATCGACGGGCCGCGGGCGCGCTGCGCATCCGAGGACTATCTCGACGCTTGCGGTTCGCGTTTCGTCGAGCGTTTCGACGCCACGGCCTATACGCGCCTGTCCGAATCGATCGACCTGCATGCGGTCGACGCGTCGCGGATCTGCGTGCCGACCACGGTAGTGGCGGTCGAAGAGGACCAATTGGTGCCGATCGAAGATGCCTACGCCCTGGTCGAACGGGTCAAAGCGGACACCCGCGTGCGCATCCTGCGTTCCAAGTACGGACACGATGCCTTCCTGAAAGAGGCCGATGCGATCGCTGCGATCCTGCGCAGCGCCCTGGCTGACTGTTGCGAGGCCGCGGCATGA
- a CDS encoding phytase, with protein MSKPMYRAAAALALACLAGCATVPEPSSKSAQNAVPDADATLVTEAYISEEHPADELDSLAAWPKDDGGLWVIGTAKSTHRLVVFDGDSGERLREFGGKGAGPGRFNRPNGVAVFGDYLFVVERDNHRVQVLSLPEFEPLTTFGADQLRSPYGLWLHEIEPDELDVYVTDSFMEGKKFDVVPPLAQLDQRVRRYRVHIGDDALQVESLGSFGDTSPNAALRMVESIGGDPANDRLLIAEEDTRVGTDLREYDLAGRYVGKSLAPGRFRAQAEGVALWDCRNDQGYWIAVDQADPRTVFLLFDRATLAYRGSFVGTATGHTDGIALHAAATPRFPSGALFAVHGDKAMSAFDLADVAHSLQLNPACVR; from the coding sequence ATGAGTAAACCTATGTATCGCGCGGCCGCCGCGCTCGCCCTGGCCTGCCTGGCCGGCTGCGCCACGGTGCCGGAGCCGTCCAGCAAATCCGCCCAGAATGCGGTTCCGGACGCGGATGCGACCCTGGTGACCGAGGCGTATATCAGCGAGGAACACCCCGCCGACGAGCTCGACTCGCTGGCGGCCTGGCCCAAGGACGACGGCGGGCTATGGGTGATCGGCACCGCCAAATCGACCCATCGCCTGGTGGTGTTCGACGGCGACAGCGGCGAGCGCCTGCGCGAGTTCGGCGGCAAGGGCGCCGGGCCTGGCCGGTTCAACCGCCCCAACGGCGTCGCCGTGTTCGGCGACTACCTGTTCGTGGTAGAGCGCGACAACCATCGCGTGCAGGTGCTGTCGCTGCCGGAATTCGAACCGCTGACCACCTTCGGCGCCGACCAGCTGCGCAGCCCTTATGGCTTGTGGCTGCACGAGATCGAGCCCGACGAGCTCGACGTCTACGTCACCGACAGCTTCATGGAAGGCAAGAAGTTCGACGTGGTGCCTCCGCTGGCCCAGCTCGACCAGCGCGTGCGCCGCTACCGCGTGCATATCGGCGACGACGCCCTGCAGGTGGAGTCGCTGGGTTCGTTCGGCGATACCTCGCCCAACGCCGCGCTGCGCATGGTCGAATCGATCGGCGGCGATCCCGCCAACGACCGCCTGCTGATCGCCGAAGAGGACACGCGCGTCGGCACCGACCTGCGCGAATACGATCTGGCCGGCCGCTATGTCGGCAAAAGCCTGGCGCCCGGCCGTTTCCGCGCCCAGGCCGAAGGGGTGGCGCTGTGGGATTGCCGCAACGACCAGGGTTACTGGATCGCCGTGGACCAAGCCGACCCGCGCACTGTGTTCTTGCTGTTCGACCGCGCCACGCTGGCGTATCGCGGCAGCTTCGTCGGCACCGCCACCGGCCACACCGACGGCATCGCGCTGCACGCGGCGGCCACGCCGCGCTTCCCGTCCGGCGCGCTGTTCGCCGTGCACGGCGACAAGGCGATGTCCGCGTTCGACCTGGCCGACGTGGCCCATAGCCTGCAACTGAACCCGGCGTGCGTGCGCTGA
- a CDS encoding peptidoglycan DD-metalloendopeptidase family protein, whose amino-acid sequence MRALTPSRWTLAAFLLIAAVGAIAGDQAYRWKDRAGTVHYGDHAPESPDGRVQKIPLASGPHAAVRLRIDEDGAGRYSAWAENALAGPVEVLLRFDRNHNMTSQPLLPARATVAANGKTLVANLFTADAARPGNFEVELDAVVGDPSAKPRPFEYLIPLQRQALRVDQGFDGQFSHAGNENRYALDFAADIGTPVMAARGGVVMQVESDFAQAGLSEEEYGGRANFVRILHDDGTMALYAHLQPDGALVRVGQAVRQGQQIGLSGNTGFTSGPHLHFAVQVNRGMRLESIPFRMRGPQGVLQIAR is encoded by the coding sequence GTGCGTGCGCTGACGCCATCGCGCTGGACGCTTGCTGCGTTCTTATTGATCGCCGCGGTCGGCGCCATCGCCGGCGACCAGGCCTATCGCTGGAAGGATCGCGCCGGCACCGTGCATTACGGCGACCACGCGCCGGAATCGCCCGATGGCCGCGTACAGAAAATCCCGTTGGCCAGCGGGCCGCACGCTGCGGTCAGGTTGCGCATCGACGAAGACGGCGCCGGCCGCTATTCGGCCTGGGCCGAAAACGCATTGGCGGGGCCGGTGGAAGTGCTGCTGCGCTTCGACCGCAACCACAACATGACCAGCCAGCCGCTGCTGCCTGCGCGCGCCACCGTAGCCGCCAACGGCAAGACGCTAGTGGCGAACCTGTTCACCGCCGATGCGGCCCGCCCGGGCAACTTCGAAGTCGAACTCGATGCGGTGGTGGGCGATCCCAGCGCCAAGCCGCGGCCTTTCGAATACCTGATTCCGCTGCAGCGGCAGGCGCTGCGCGTCGACCAGGGCTTCGACGGCCAATTCAGCCATGCCGGCAATGAAAACCGCTATGCGCTGGATTTCGCCGCCGACATCGGCACGCCGGTGATGGCCGCGCGCGGCGGTGTGGTGATGCAGGTGGAATCGGATTTCGCCCAGGCCGGGCTCAGCGAGGAAGAATACGGCGGTCGCGCCAACTTCGTCCGCATCCTGCACGACGACGGCACCATGGCCCTGTACGCGCACCTGCAGCCCGACGGCGCGCTGGTGCGCGTCGGCCAGGCGGTGCGGCAGGGCCAGCAGATCGGCCTGTCCGGCAATACCGGCTTCACCAGCGGCCCGCACCTGCATTTCGCGGTGCAGGTGAACCGGGGCATGCGGTTGGAGTCGATCCCGTTCCGGATGCGCGGGCCGCAGGGTGTGCTGCAGATCGCCCGCTAA
- a CDS encoding peptide chain release factor 3, with protein MSDVSTEAARRRTFAIISHPDAGKTTLTEKLLLFGGAIQMAGSVKGRKAARHATSDWMALEKERGISVTSSVMQFPYEGRIVNLLDTPGHADFGEDTYRVLTAVDSALMVIDVAKGVEERTIKLMEVCRLRDTPIMTFINKLDREGKNPIDLLDEVESVLGIQCAPITWPIGMGQRLKGVVHLVSGEVHLYEQGRNFTRQDSTIFASVDDPALEARIGADMLRELREELELVEGASHPFDPAKYLAGEQTPVFFGSAVNNFGVQLLLDFFVEHAPAPKPRETTGREVGAYEPKLTGFVFKIQANMDPQHRDRVAFMRICSGKFSAGMKAFHVRSGKEVKLANALTFMASDREIAESAWPGDVIGIHNHGTISIGDSFSEGEAITFTGIPNFAPELFRRARLRDPLKLKQLQKGLAQLSEEGATQFFRPLMSNDLILGAVGTLQFDVVAYRLKDEYGVDASFEPVGVATARWIRCDDAKKLEQFRDKNALNLAIDAAGELVYLAPTRVNLQLAQERAPDVAFLATREHAHAVGVD; from the coding sequence ATGTCCGACGTTTCCACCGAAGCCGCCCGCCGCCGCACCTTCGCGATCATTTCGCACCCCGACGCCGGCAAGACCACGCTGACCGAAAAGCTGCTGCTGTTCGGGGGCGCGATCCAGATGGCCGGCTCGGTCAAGGGCCGCAAAGCCGCGCGCCACGCGACGTCCGACTGGATGGCGCTGGAAAAGGAACGCGGCATCTCGGTGACGTCGTCTGTGATGCAGTTCCCGTACGAAGGCCGCATCGTCAACCTGCTCGACACGCCCGGCCACGCCGACTTCGGCGAGGACACCTACCGCGTGCTGACCGCGGTCGACTCGGCGCTGATGGTGATCGACGTGGCCAAGGGCGTCGAGGAACGCACGATCAAGTTGATGGAAGTGTGCCGGCTGCGCGACACGCCGATCATGACCTTCATCAACAAGCTCGACCGCGAGGGCAAGAATCCGATCGACCTGCTGGACGAAGTGGAAAGCGTGCTCGGCATCCAGTGCGCGCCGATCACTTGGCCGATCGGTATGGGCCAGCGCCTGAAGGGCGTCGTGCATCTGGTCAGCGGCGAAGTGCATCTGTACGAACAGGGCCGCAACTTCACCCGCCAGGATTCGACCATCTTCGCCTCGGTCGACGACCCCGCGCTCGAAGCGCGCATCGGCGCGGACATGCTGCGCGAGCTGCGCGAAGAGCTGGAACTGGTGGAAGGCGCTTCGCATCCGTTCGATCCGGCCAAATACCTGGCCGGCGAACAAACGCCAGTGTTCTTCGGCTCGGCGGTCAACAACTTCGGCGTGCAGCTGCTGCTGGATTTCTTCGTCGAGCACGCGCCCGCGCCGAAGCCGCGCGAGACGACCGGCCGCGAAGTCGGCGCGTACGAACCCAAGCTCACCGGCTTCGTGTTCAAGATCCAGGCCAATATGGATCCGCAGCACCGCGACCGCGTCGCCTTCATGCGCATCTGCTCGGGCAAGTTCAGCGCCGGCATGAAGGCCTTCCACGTGCGCAGCGGCAAGGAAGTCAAGCTGGCCAACGCGTTGACCTTCATGGCCAGCGATCGCGAGATCGCCGAGAGCGCGTGGCCCGGCGACGTGATCGGCATCCACAACCACGGCACCATTTCGATCGGCGACAGCTTCAGCGAAGGCGAAGCGATCACCTTCACCGGCATTCCCAACTTCGCGCCCGAGCTGTTCCGGCGGGCGCGGCTGCGCGATCCGCTCAAGCTCAAGCAACTGCAGAAAGGCCTGGCGCAGCTGTCGGAAGAAGGCGCCACGCAATTCTTCCGGCCGCTGATGAGCAACGACCTGATCCTGGGCGCGGTCGGCACGCTGCAGTTCGACGTGGTGGCCTACCGGTTAAAGGACGAATACGGCGTCGACGCCAGCTTCGAACCGGTCGGCGTGGCCACGGCGCGCTGGATCCGCTGCGACGACGCCAAGAAGCTGGAGCAGTTCCGCGACAAGAACGCACTCAACCTGGCGATCGACGCCGCGGGCGAATTGGTCTATCTGGCGCCGACCCGCGTCAACCTGCAGCTAGCGCAGGAACGCGCGCCGGATGTGGCTTTCCTGGCCACCCGCGAGCACGCCCACGCCGTCGGCGTCGACTGA
- the trhA gene encoding PAQR family membrane homeostasis protein TrhA: protein MEHAADLREEFASALTHGVGAAAALAGGAVLITAAALYGDHWQLIASIVFGISLLLLYVASTLYHAIQHPVAKARLKVFDHCAIYLLIAGTYTPFTLIGLRGQVGWWLFAAIWSLALIGVVFKLFYTGRFKLLSTLIYIAMGWLVILAIKPLLAALDNWTFGWLLAGGVLYTLGTVFYHRPSLRYSHAVWHLFVIAGSVCHYVAVMAQVLPAG from the coding sequence ATGGAGCACGCCGCCGACCTGCGTGAAGAATTCGCCAGTGCGCTGACCCACGGCGTCGGCGCCGCGGCAGCCCTGGCGGGCGGTGCGGTGCTGATCACGGCGGCTGCGCTGTACGGCGACCATTGGCAGCTGATCGCTTCGATCGTGTTCGGCATCAGCCTGTTGCTGCTGTACGTGGCCTCGACGCTGTACCACGCCATCCAGCATCCGGTCGCCAAAGCGCGGCTGAAAGTGTTCGACCATTGCGCGATCTACCTGCTGATCGCGGGCACCTACACGCCGTTCACGCTGATCGGCCTGCGCGGCCAGGTCGGCTGGTGGCTGTTCGCGGCGATCTGGTCGCTGGCCCTGATCGGCGTGGTGTTCAAGCTGTTCTACACCGGACGCTTCAAGCTGCTGTCGACCCTCATCTACATCGCGATGGGCTGGCTGGTGATCCTGGCGATCAAGCCGCTGCTGGCGGCGTTGGACAACTGGACCTTCGGCTGGTTGCTGGCGGGCGGCGTGCTGTACACGCTGGGCACGGTGTTCTACCACCGTCCTTCGCTGCGCTATTCGCATGCGGTGTGGCATCTGTTCGTGATCGCCGGCAGCGTTTGCCACTATGTGGCGGTCATGGCGCAGGTGCTGCCGGCTGGCTGA
- a CDS encoding AsmA family protein yields the protein MNTKPQRERTPFVDDVTQHPWLTAAVLIVLALILLIVFWDWNWLRGPIERQVEARTGRSFDIGGDLDVDLGKTVTIRADQVKFGNAAWSKQPQMAAADRVEMRLEVWPALIQRREVLIPELRLSKPDAYLETGPDGKGNWVFGPDTGGEPPQFRRLWVDDGRLRFIDARAKTDIDIDLQSRDARRPGAAPNIEIDGGGRWKGNRFALAGRAESPLELANVEEPYRINLRAAAGPTRAHARGTLLDPLRLRDFDLRLALSGQNLDDLYPLIGVAIPPTPPYSFDGRLTHSGDTWRYDGFTGKVGNSDLGGYAHVTTGRARPFLKADLRSRRLDFDDLSGFVGAGAKAEGGESTNPELQALAAKQAASPRVLPDTPYELGKLRAMDADVRLRAARINAPSLPIDDMDAHLLLDNGLLRLEPLNFGVADGDIRSNIRMDARQSVIRTRADVALRGLSLPKLMPQGTLAQESIGKIGGKMVVDTQGNSIAAMLGNADGDIAVGMGQGQVSKLLMKLAGLNLAGAIRTKLTGDKPIPIRCAFGDFAVKDGLMTTRSMAFDTTDTIVLGSGTVNLRDETLDLTMRPRPKGRSLLSLRVPLYVDGTFKNPNVRPDYARIGLRGGAALALATIAPPAALLATTELGGGEDADCGGQYAK from the coding sequence ATGAATACGAAGCCGCAACGGGAGCGCACGCCATTCGTCGACGACGTGACCCAGCATCCCTGGCTGACGGCGGCCGTGCTCATCGTCCTGGCGCTGATCCTGCTGATCGTGTTCTGGGACTGGAACTGGCTGCGGGGACCGATTGAACGCCAGGTCGAAGCGCGCACCGGCCGCAGTTTCGACATCGGCGGCGATCTCGACGTCGATCTCGGCAAGACCGTCACGATCCGCGCCGACCAGGTGAAGTTCGGCAACGCGGCCTGGTCCAAGCAACCGCAAATGGCGGCGGCCGACCGCGTAGAAATGCGCCTGGAAGTGTGGCCCGCCTTGATCCAGCGGCGCGAAGTGCTGATCCCCGAATTGCGCCTGAGCAAGCCCGATGCCTATCTCGAGACCGGACCGGACGGCAAAGGCAACTGGGTGTTCGGCCCGGATACCGGCGGCGAACCGCCGCAGTTCCGCCGGCTGTGGGTCGACGACGGCCGGCTGCGTTTCATCGATGCGCGCGCCAAAACCGATATCGACATCGATCTGCAGAGCCGCGACGCGCGCAGGCCCGGCGCCGCGCCCAATATCGAAATCGACGGCGGCGGGCGCTGGAAAGGCAATCGTTTCGCGCTGGCGGGTCGCGCCGAATCGCCGCTGGAATTGGCCAATGTCGAGGAGCCCTACCGCATCAACCTGCGCGCCGCCGCCGGCCCGACGCGCGCGCATGCGCGCGGCACGTTGCTCGACCCGTTGCGCCTGCGCGATTTCGATCTGCGTCTGGCGTTGTCCGGCCAGAACCTGGACGACCTGTACCCGCTGATCGGCGTCGCCATTCCGCCGACGCCGCCGTACAGCTTCGACGGGCGTCTGACCCACAGCGGCGACACTTGGCGTTACGACGGTTTCACCGGCAAGGTCGGCAACAGCGACTTGGGCGGCTATGCGCACGTGACCACCGGACGGGCCCGGCCGTTCCTGAAAGCCGACCTGCGCTCCAGACGCCTGGATTTCGACGATCTATCCGGTTTCGTCGGCGCCGGGGCGAAGGCCGAAGGGGGCGAATCGACCAATCCGGAACTGCAGGCGCTCGCCGCCAAACAAGCGGCCAGTCCGCGGGTGCTGCCCGACACGCCTTACGAATTGGGCAAGCTGCGCGCGATGGATGCCGATGTGCGGCTGAGGGCGGCGCGGATCAACGCGCCGTCGCTCCCGATCGACGACATGGATGCGCACTTGCTGCTCGACAACGGCCTGTTACGGCTGGAACCGCTGAATTTCGGCGTCGCCGACGGCGATATCCGTTCCAACATCCGCATGGACGCGCGCCAGTCGGTGATCCGAACGCGCGCCGACGTCGCCCTGCGCGGGTTGAGCCTGCCCAAGCTGATGCCGCAAGGCACGCTGGCGCAGGAGTCCATCGGCAAGATCGGCGGCAAGATGGTGGTCGATACGCAGGGCAATTCGATCGCCGCGATGCTCGGCAATGCCGACGGCGACATCGCGGTCGGCATGGGCCAGGGCCAGGTCAGCAAGCTGCTGATGAAGCTCGCGGGCCTGAATCTCGCAGGCGCGATACGCACCAAGCTGACCGGCGACAAACCCATTCCGATCCGCTGCGCGTTCGGCGATTTCGCGGTGAAGGACGGCCTGATGACGACGCGCTCGATGGCCTTCGACACTACCGACACCATCGTGCTGGGCTCGGGCACGGTCAACCTGCGCGACGAAACGCTGGACCTGACGATGCGGCCGCGGCCGAAGGGCCGCAGCCTGCTGTCGCTGCGCGTGCCGTTGTACGTGGACGGCACCTTCAAGAACC